The DNA segment attCTCAAGGAGGTGCCACCTCAAGTCCTCTCTGGTATGCTCATTTATTAACACAGAAGGTCTCTTCAGCTGAACAGCTGCAAGCATTCCATTTCCTGAAAGTGAATTAAAACATAGCGTTGCTCTAAAATGTATCAATAGATTAGAGGGTCAGGGTGTAAAGGATTTTTAAGCAGATTGTGTTGTGTCTTAAGAAGCGCTTGCAACAGACTTTTCCAGGGTACAGTTTTACTTTTTGAGAGTATGTTGTGATTTGTCTAAAATAATGTTTCACATTTCATTAATTGTCAGGTGAATTAACAAATGACAATGATCATGATAAATGTTGGGTTCTAAAATGATAGAGAAGTCAACAATATCAATCACCAATCAGCAAAAAGATATTGAAATGCATCTTATGTGCCCCATCCCTTTCGcccaagaaagaaagaaaaggtctGTAGCATGGGAAAACGAGGCCAGGGATCACATATACATGTAAACCATCTTttcatggaaaatgaaagagagaTAATTAACTTACCATTTGCACTGCCAATATCAAGGATGAGGTCCCcttcttttgaaaatgtttcaatcAGAGACTCGTATAGTTCTCTTGGCTGGCACAAACCATCTCTGATGACCTCAACATTGGTGGCAGCTCTTGACACGTGTCACTCAGTCAACTTGTTGCACGAAACGGCCCAGTGACACACAACAAAGCACTCCACTACCTCTGTCATCAGCAAGTCTAGATTGACAAACAAACTAAAGAGTTGAAAAACCAATGTACTGTGCATTAAATTACTGTGCACAAATATGCATCTTAGAGACAatatagatatttttttcccctgTCACCTTAAGAAAATGCCCtgccaccattttgaaaaaaaaaaaagcatcataATCACCTAAATTGCCACTGATCAGTGCAGAGAATTTTCAACAATCACCTATTTATTAAAGCAAACtaacaatttttatttataCTATGAGGTCAGTGAGTATTGAGATCAGAAACATGTACTGTACCTTCTCTAGCCAAGGGTGGAATTTTGTTGACAATGAAGCCACACTGAGTTTTGGCAGCTCCTTTCAATGAAACAGTCTCTTGGACTTTACAGCATACTCCAACAGGgcaaataaatacaatattgaAGATAGTCATCAGGCGTTTAAAATTTATCCTGACAACCAAATCAACCACATCTTTGATTTCCGAAACCACATCCTGTTagaaagaaatggaaattttatgaTGATACCTTGTCTGTCCTGATCCTAACAACTGTCATGTTAATTCAGCAACCAGTAAATACAAATTACAAATACCATTATATATAGCAGCCATTACATACATGTACAAATTCATAGAAACTCAAAAGCTCCTCTCAGTAGACAAGAGATTAATGTttcaaactaaaacaaaaaacccaaacccaaacccTTCAATTCATTGCGATGCTGAGAGTTGTATAGTgcattattattccactattgcatcattttaccatatttggtcaagagaacgcgcaaaatatgagacagtaatacactgtagtgtcccggtttgaccggtttagaacagagcaaatactgacggaacggcagttttttaatgaaagaaattgttttcattgcaatacaatgcctgagaatttagcttgtcatcgcttgtcactcgtcatcttgtttatccatccaataaagatctttggccggctttttgtgctgtttacatcgttcgcacgcacgctgaagaacagatgatgcatttttttaaaacaccctttccaaataaaattgaagcaaaataacacctttttgtagtggaataataaacctcttattagatggtttagcatataatactcgcggacattttgctcattgctcgcatttttcctcgcccctgcggggctcggaaaaatactacgcaactcgcaaaatatccgcgcgtattatatgctaaaccatctaataaggtgtatgtatTAATATTACCAATAACATGCAGCCTGCAAGTCAAACACCAGTTGAAGAATTAATTCCTATCAGTAATTAGCTACGGCTACATGTACTGACCTGAGCAGTGTATTCAACATGGGCAATTGACAAAAAGGCACCACTTTCAAGGAATCCAGAGTTTTGGTCCATATCCTCATGCTGTTTGATGAAGACAACATGTCCCCTGGTCACACCATCAGGCCCCACAATGCTGTTATAATTTGTGTCAGCATAGTCTGTGTCTGTCTGCTCAATCTTTTGCTTTAAATGTTTCAAGAACATTTTAAATTCATATAACTTTTCAAAATCACCCTAATAAGAGGGAAAAAAACAGGAATCACTGATTGCTGGAAAGCAAAGTACTAGAATACCACCTCTGAcactacaatattttttatacTGAATAAATGTACCGTAGGTGTaactaaaaagaaattgtgaacATGATTTCAGGAGTGATTTATTGTATTATTGCTACAGTGGCCACAGTTACGTTTCCACAAACAGCTATCAGAGCCGTTACAACTATAAAACAACTAAATTGGAGACTAGAAATTTATTGACAAAGAGACATCACATTAATTCAGTGCTTTCAGTTTATTCCTTTGGAAATCTATCAATAATTGATAGATTATTTACTTAATGTAGTCATTGTAATATCTTTTGGGGAGGGAGGTCAGCAGACAGAATGGGAGACTAGGATAGGATAATTTGCACTATAAACAGCTTGTGAGGGTGGATTCAAATTCACATTTATGAATGTTACATAATGATTGCTGTAACTTACCTTAAATCGTAACAGTCTTTCAGGATGAACACTTGCACCAAATTTGGTCTCAGCCTCCTGCCAGCTacttaaattgaaaaattttataATGGCTGCTCGAACTTGGGAAAGTGCTTTCATTttattggcttcttcttttacctctttcaactaatttttttctcctttagcTAGAAGACAAAACAGAAGAATAAAATGTGTTAATTCTAAAAGAAAGTTGCATTGAATTGATTTCATAATAGTTTCGCAACATGGTCAGGCTACTGCTGCATTAAATATTTAACATTAACTTCACAGTTGTAACCGTTACTGGGTATACTGGTTACTTTTATACGCAACATATTACCTTCAACAACAACGGGAGCCTCTGTTCATCACTCAGGCTGCATAGTGGCTTCATGTGCCACTGCTTCAGGCTCACAGTACCATGCACAATTTCTCCACTGCTGACTTTCTTACTATTTGTtaccttgtttttttgtttttttgtgataaaAACAGGAAAACCGATTTACCAAATGCACAGACTGCACCCGGtacaaagaggaaaaagagaaaacttaTGACAAGAAAGCCAGAGAAGAAATTGACAAACTGTTGAATGAACACATGGAATTGGTTTGGTAAGGGACAGGACTGTACTATTTAGAGCAAGCAACTATAATAAAATCTGGTGCAATCGTTGCTAAAACTAGCAGTAATCATAGTTCACCTTGGGGTCCATGGCACTTGTATCAATTTCcatgaaacattttaaaaattaataattttttttatactcCTAGACTGAGTTATGCAGAGTGGATTTCTCACTCTATACTACTTTTGGATGAAACCCTTTGATGTTTTTACTGAGGGCACAACCAATCTCAAGCATTTTTTTGGGTTGGTTGTGCCTATTAGATGTGCATTCTACtgtaattttgaaaatgtaatCATTTAACCTTTTGTAGGAGAGAGAGGAGAGTGTACTACCTGCATCGGTACAAAGCCCGACGGTACCCTTCAAAATATTTGACCATCATAGATGATGCCATGGATCAAAAGACAACATGCATCCCACGTGTACGCAGGAAAACAAAGGCGACATGTAACCTGGCAACAGTGGGCACTCATCTTGTGGGTGCAATTTTTCACAGTGGCCAATCACCCCATGGAAAAGATGTTTTTGGGTCATTTGATTACTACCAATGGTCACATGACCCAAACTTAACTGCATCTGTTTTACTAACCATGCTGGCAAGATGGTGTGAAAAGTATAAACTTCCACCAGTGTTATATCTTCAGTTAGACAACTGTGTGAAAGAAAATAAGAACCAGTTCATTCTTTGGCTGCTTGCTTATCTGGTGGAGTTGGGAATTTTTGAGAAGGTAAATGCCTTTGTATACCTGGACTGTATGTTGAGCTTAAGGACTGCTCCTTTCCTTCAATTTCCTTAGGCACTGCAATGTACAAGTGAAACTATTACTTATTAGCAATAACTGAATTATGTCTGTAGAGGTCCTCAGTACTCTATTTACACTGTCTGCTTTCAGATACGTCTGAACTTTCTGCCTGTGGGTCATACCCATGAGGATATTGATGCCTTCTTTGGCGTTTTTTCAAAGTACTTGGCACAAACAGATGTTTACACTATAGACGGTAAGAGACAAATGTCATAATGCCAAAGATGTTGCGTGTGCTTGCAAGAAGAGAAAATGGCTAAGGAAGGCCTTTTAACAATATAGCAGTacttcaagttaaaatgaaaactatagTTATTGTGATTTGACATTTCTTGTCATCCTAGTCACACTGAATGCCTaaacatgaatttaaaattgtttaattttgaccaaGCTTGGTTGAAATACCTTTGGGCCACATGAAcctacaataataatatcatacTGTATACATAGGGGAGAGTAAGTTCATTCTTAATTATCATACACTGTACTTTAAGAGTAAACTCACCAAGTTTAAGCATGTTGTTTCTTTCAGACCTGCTGAGAGCTATGGAGAGCTGCCTGACAACCATCAAGGCCTTTCCATTCTTACTTGACGTGGTGTTCAACATCAAAGAATGGCTCTCACCCCATGCAAATGAACTTCACTCACATACTCAGCCAAAGTGCTTCAAATTTGTGAGAAATGACGCGGGAAACTGTGTGATGTTTTATAGGAATTACTCTTACATGAAATGGGAAGGACCACAGCAGCTTCTAAAGGTGTGATTTTGTAAACTGAAAGTGTTTGTGGATTCATACATGTATGTTGTACTTAAGCATTGTCGTCACATATATTTTTCTATAAATTAATTAAGTAtcaccaaaaccaaatttacttttagctccaaaattaaaaaaaagtgatatttcCAACAGTTTACGTTGTAGATATTTTGTTCATCTCAGTTTATTTGATTTTTACCTGGTACTTTTTCAAACTACTGTAGGTAACTTTTTCTCTAACCAGGtatttttcttgacttttgAAGGCAATGTGTTACAttatccctataaagcactgaTGGTTTACCCTTTTCCTAATGGTTAGGATTAGGTATAAGGAGTTTTTTTAAAATCCATTAAAAAAGTACTCTCTTTACCGGTACATTTCAATGCATTCTATGTAttgttctgttttctttcttttttgtttttaaagagtATGCCAAGAACTAAACCAAGTCTTATCCAGCCAACACTGAATAAGATTGATTCTGATGCTCTGAGAAGAGACCTCAAAAAGTTCCAGGACAACTATCCTAAAGGAGTATTTGAAGCATGGTCACAGTGGgttcaaaatataaataaacttttgcaATTACCAACAGAATGGGAATGGCATTTGGATACATTGCAAAATTGTGAGAAATTAAGGCCAGCAATTCAAGATGTGGCTGTCCCTGGTCATCTTATAGCTCTCCATgataaagaaactgaagaaaccCAACAGGTAAACTTAAACAGTgttttagtgtaatttaattaTACACCAGGATaatgaaatgtattttttttgtcatcacaGATCTACACTGGACGATATAGACCACCTCATGCCCGCAAAAATCCAGTTGTTACTCAAGATGATTGCCTTGAAAACATTGAGGTTGGATCATTTGTGGCAGTGAATCTGTCAAATTGTGACAAGGTGCCAGTGCTGGGAAAAGTGCTTGAAGCGTCAGCAGATAGAGTCAAGGTGCACTACTGGAAGGGATCATTCAAGGGAAAATGGAGCCCACATAATGCACCTAGAACTAGGACTGCTTGGGTTGATGATCTCCCCAAGGAGTGCATTATCCTATGTTCCTTTTCACTAACAGAAGGAAACAAATTGTTCCCGTCCACAAGAAAACATCTTCAAGATGAGTATAAAAGATTAGGAAAAATCTAGGTTTTAAACATCTTTTCTCCGACTTTGTATCCTGTTTTCaatgtaatttttatttcattttattaacaTAAAGGCCTGGTTTGTCAGGAAAAAAGTATCTTGCAAAGTTCAGTAGCATGCTATGGTAGTTGatgtataatagtaataagaaaaaGCTGTTTGTAGCATAtcaaagacaataatattattatttcattatgAGGCTAAGCTTGTCTAAACAATACAACAAAGTTTTTTGAAAGAATTAATGCAGCAGACAGTTTCTTTGACGCCTCTTGAAtttgtaaattaaattatttcctATTCAAATATGTGTTTGCAAGATTTTTTGATTTACAGAATACTATTACAGCGAATTCATTTCTTCTGTGTTTATGAAATCAGATTATCTAAAGATTACCCTTCCTTTTCAATTAGGTCAGCAGAATTCAAGCAAATTTCCCAGATCCAGGGAAAATTTTTAATAATGTTTTCTTTAAGTGTTAAATAGGTCAAAGACATGATAACATTTGTGTAGGTTatcgcatggggccgagtaaaattaaggattaatatcacgcgtgtttcaGAAGTtcctgaaattgcccgagtcgcgcaacgacgagggcaatttcagcaccttctgaaaacacaagtgatattaatccttaattttacgaggattcattgcgattacttgttaataacatagagggcaaaattactaaatttctgaatgcttaactgaaactgtgacaatcgttggtcgccgacatcgttctcgtactcttctaaatttgcttgcaagtttctttcattcgcccacttttggaaaacgttccttcaccactctgtgttgttcttcgtgttttcattttcgctcttgtcctttaattcttcgatatattcctcgttaactatctcgaaacgagacgccattgttgtagaaaaacaacttctcgattgaatgagctgttgctaggcgacctgaggaccaatcgcgagcgagtaattttgcccacattaagaaaaaaaatactctcttcattgaccaatcagcattcagtaattttgcccgctaTGTTATTAATATAAGAAATTCTTAACCCCTTTAGGTTAATGTTTTAAAACCCTTAAGTTTAATGTTTTAAGAGGTCAGGAAATTCTGAACTCTTTCCTTCCCCATTGagtggggtcagaaattctgaacccttttactgccccattgaatagggtcagaaattctgaaccatTTTACTgccccgttgaatggggtcagaaattctgaacccttttactgccacgttgaatggggtcagaaattctgaacccttttactgccccgttgaatggggtcagaaattctgaacccttttcctgccctgttgaatggggtcagaaattctgaaccttttcctTCGCCAtttaatggggtcagaaattctgaactcttttctttccccgttgaatggggtcagaaattctgaacccttttcctaccccgttgaatggggtcagaaattctgaacccttttactgccccgttgaatggggtcagaaattctgaacgcTTTTCCTTACCTGTCGCATGGGGTccgaaattctgaacccttttccttccctgtacaatggggtcagaaattctgaacccttttcctgcCTTGTTCAATGAGGTAACGTAAGAGTACATGTTCTGTCGGACTAATTTTGCAGTTCAGAGTGAATTGTGGAATCCCAACTTGAATTTGTGCAAAGAATCTTTATCTCTGAGCAAACAGTGCAAATAATCGGAAGTGAGGGTCAGTAATTTTGTAGTTCCGtgtctttttcagttt comes from the Acropora muricata isolate sample 2 unplaced genomic scaffold, ASM3666990v1 scaffold_758, whole genome shotgun sequence genome and includes:
- the LOC136908330 gene encoding uncharacterized protein, yielding MKALSQVRAAIIKFFNLSSWQEAETKFGASVHPERLLRFKGDFEKLYEFKMFLKHLKQKIEQTDTDYADTNYNSIVGPDGVTRGHVVFIKQHEDMDQNSGFLESGAFLSIAHVEYTAQDVVSEIKDVVDLVVRINFKRLMTIFNIVFICPVGVCCKVQETVSLKGAAKTQCGFIVNKIPPLAREDLLMTEVVECFVVCHWAVSCNKLTE
- the LOC136908328 gene encoding uncharacterized protein, giving the protein MELVWRERRVYYLHRYKARRYPSKYLTIIDDAMDQKTTCIPRVRRKTKATCNLATVGTHLVGAIFHSGQSPHGKDVFGSFDYYQWSHDPNLTASVLLTMLARWCEKYKLPPVLYLQLDNCVKENKNQFILWLLAYLVELGIFEKIRLNFLPVGHTHEDIDAFFGVFSKYLAQTDVYTIDDLLRAMESCLTTIKAFPFLLDVVFNIKEWLSPHANELHSHTQPKCFKFVRNDAGNCVMFYRNYSYMKWEGPQQLLKSMPRTKPSLIQPTLNKIDSDALRRDLKKFQDNYPKGVFEAWSQWVQNINKLLQLPTEWEWHLDTLQNCEKLRPAIQDVAVPGHLIALHDKETEETQQIYTGRYRPPHARKNPVVTQDDCLENIEVGSFVAVNLSNCDKVPVLGKVLEASADRVKVHYWKGSFKGKWSPHNAPRTRTAWVDDLPKECIILCSFSLTEGNKLFPSTRKHLQDEYKRLGKI